The following DNA comes from Sorex araneus isolate mSorAra2 chromosome 5, mSorAra2.pri, whole genome shotgun sequence.
atatttttttttttttgcttttgcggtcacacccagcaatgctcaggggttactcctggctctgcactcaggaattactcctggcggtgctcgggggaccatatgggatgctgggaatcgaacccgggtatgctttgtgcaaggcaaacaccctacccactgtgctattgctccagccctcagatgttcaataatttttggtttgttttgggccataccgggTGAGTGCAGTGGGGTCACTCCACTCAGGGGGAACCATGTAGTAAAAGAGACAGACCAGGCTTCCTAATGTAGTGTATatgttcagccctttgaactatttctttggcccagaCCTTCAATAATTCTTTACGCATTTCAAGCCAGATAGAGTAcagcttgcctttcacatgccTGAtcctgatccccagcattccatggcCAGAGCCAGCCAAAACAAGAAGCAAGCACTCAACACAGCTGGATTtggcccaaaacacaaatcaaaagcaacattttttttttttttactgagagtTTAAAAGAATCCTCAGAGCAAAGAATTGTTACCACATACTGCACTTTTCTCCAGTGGGCTTAGAAAAATCATAAGCATAATTTATTACAGAAATGATGCAGTGGTTAGAACTCTCAGTATTTTAAAGAAGGGCCATCAGTaaatggaagaatcaaacattccctaaactgggctggagagaagtacagccagtaaggcacttgtcttacacatggcagaccagggttcaatccccagcatcctatatggtctcctgagctctaccagaaggaattcctgactgcagagccagcccCTAAGTATTCCCAGGTGTGCTCCCCTtcgagccccctgccccccagtcccTAAACGGGCccaccagagtgacagtacagtgaatagagcacttgccttgcaccctagagccaggagtaagccctgaatgtgtggcccaaacccctcatCCCCCAAATTCCTTAAACACAAACAGCCTTTattcaaaagcattttttttgttatataatTCAAACCTGCACTAAAGCTAAGAATAAGCTCATATTCGAAGTgtccaccaagtaaaggatgcttgaagGGCCCACTATGGAGGGAAGAtgtggctgaaagtagactatagaccgagcatgatggccacttaatacgggtattgcaaaccacaacacccaaaaggagagagagtaaaagagaaatatgcctgccatggaggtggggtgatgaggggtgataggagggatactgggaacattggtggtggagaatgggcactggtggtactcgattattgtatgactgaaacgtaagcatgaaggtttgtaaatctgtaactgtacctcatggtgattcatttaaaaaactttttaaaaaatttaaaacaacaacaacaatgagatatcatctcacaccacagagactggcacacatttgaaagaacaaaaacaaacagtgctggcatggatgtggggaaaaggggatgctttttcactgttggtgggaatgctgactggtccagcctttctggaaaacaatatgaacagtccttcaaaaactagaaattgagcttccatatgactccgcaataccacttctgggaatatatcccaaggatgcaaaaaatcacagtagaaatgacatctgtacctatatgttcattgcagcactgttcacaatagccaaaatctggaaacaacccaaatgccctagaacagatgactggctaaagaaattttggtacatctacacaacggaatactatgcagctgttaggagagatgaagtcatgaaatttgcttacaaatggatagacatggaaagtatcatgctaagtgaaatgagtcagaaagagagagacagacatagaaggactgcactcatttgtggagtatagaataacatcacatgaggctgacgcccaagaacagtagatacaagggccaggaggattgctccatagctggaagcctgcttcaagagcgaggagagaaggcagatggaatagagaagggatcactaagaaaatgatggctggaggaattagtcggatgggagatgtgtgccgaaagtagataatggaccaaacatgatgagcccaaaagtagagagagagtatggggaatattgtctgccatggaggcaggaggagggtgggaaagggggggtataccggggatattagtggtgggaaatgtgcactggtggaggggtgggtgtttgatcattgtgtgattgtaacccaaacataaaagcttgtaactatctcacagtgattcaataaaattttttttaaattgaaaaaaaaaaaagaataagctcatattctttcctatttttgaaattatttgctCTGTCTCATAccgggggctggaatgatagtatagtggtagggcatttgccttgcacagctgacctgggtttgattcctagcatcccatatgatcccccgagcaccaccaagagttagttcctgagggcagagccaggagtaacccctgtgcataaccaggtgtgactccccccaaaagtaTGATACATTAAATACACTCAGTGAGTTAAACTATTAAAACCTTTTGAGGATGTTAAAAagggattaaaatatttttacagatgGATGGGTTTTGTGTTTCACATTGGTGGTATATACATTTCTGTGGTAAgtagaaaatatgaattttattgagtcaatttacataaacaagacaaaaataaaagttatagagTCTCAAGTTGCATTAAAGAAGCTAgcaatatttgtatatttgtttctCGCTTAAAATCTCTGAGTAATAACCCATGATGGTTAGTTTTATGTATCTATATTTTCTAGGACTGTTCCACAGGGGGTTGCAATGTCATCATTCTGACTAGTTCTGTGAGGATAtctcaaaaagaaattaatatccCTTTTGGTCACATCCTacaatgctcaagaattactcctgatggtgctcctggatccatacgggatgccagggaccagccTGAGctggctgtgtgtaaagcaagcaacctacctgtggtactatctttttggcccagTAACATCTGAATTTTTACATGGAGTAAGGCAGGTTGCCCTTTGCCCTCCACAATGATTCATCAAATCTGTTGAACATTTGAAATGTAACCAGCCAATGACCTCTCTCCAACCCTTTCCCTACTCTGTCTCAGTCTTCTAACAGACTCCTCTTCGAGTTAAATACCTTCATACTTCCCTCTGAAGCAGAGGGACTAAGTGCTACCCTGGGATTCATCTGTCCTGCAGGGCACACTGGGAAATGTCTGTAACATTTTTATGGTCATGAATGCGATGGGAGAATGGCTCTACTGACAGACAGTGGTGGACAGAGGTCAGAGGCTAGAGATGCTGTTAAATATCCTACAGAACTATACCCCCAATAAATAATTATCCCATGCAAAATGTACACCATACTGCTATTAAGTAATGATTAACGGCTCTTCAAGCCCATGATCTTTCTTAAACATGTATGTCACTCACTTGTCTCTATGTCTTGGTTTTTTCCGCTCTGGAGAACCCCgatattctctcttgaatatatactttctctcccctcacatctttctaaataagtttaaattaaaaaaataaaatctactacAAATGGACAATGATTACTGGAAATAAACCCTTGGgttctgacaacagaactgaggttgaTGTTGGCTGTGGAACAGATGGACAGGATTGTGGTGAGCAGAAGGGGTGGGTGTGGCGGGGAGACAACTactataaaacaacaaaaaaagaaattatgctaaatcattttaaatatgcCTTACAggtgctggagtgacagtacagcggataagcagcttgccttgcacgtggtggaccctggttcaattccggcatcccgtatggtcccccaagcactgctaggagtaacccctgagcatagctggatgtgggcctcaccccactcccactccccactAACCCTTATAATTGAAAAAGGGCAAGTAGAAAAAAGGTTACAAGAAGCCTTGGTCTAAAGGAAAGTGTGCAtattaaaaagtgaaacaaagtCTGATACCTTCTGAACTCAGAATCAGCCAACAGCTCTTCCACAATAGTTCTCTTCCTCTGTTTCTTGGGAATTCGTGAATGGTAGAAGTCAGCTGGATTGTCAGCAATAGTTCcaatctataaaaaaaaattcaaataagtcACTGAGCAGCTGGATGACAAGTTGGTTTATTTCAGGGAAGCTGTAAAAAAGATATTCACAGAaaggaacagaaatgaaaaataagcttgtattatcactgtcatcccgtttctcatcgatttgctcgagcgggcaccagtaacgtctctcaatgtgagactttattgttactgtttttggcatattgaatacgccacgggtagcttgccaggctctgccgtgcgggctcaatactctcggtagcttgccagcctgtccgagaggagtggaggaatcgaacacggatctgccacatgaaaggcaaatgccctaccgctgtgctatggctccagcccaagtttgTATTATATCAGTATAAAAATTAGGCATGCcatcttttaaaacaaaagtagCCTATTAGATCTGCACATTTGGTCCCACTAATGACATTTCCGCATTAGGCCTATAGTAGATTCAAAATTCTTTATATAATTTAGCAGCAGCAGAGTAAATTCTTGATGAAAAGAGTAATTCATAGAAAACCAAAACATGTAttgttttgctttactttcaCAATTCAGTAAAATAGGCACAAATTCTACCACATACCCATTTGAGCTCTTGGATCAATGTACTTGTAAATACTTAGTGACTCTTTTGCATTTGTTTATACCTGGAACACAGTGTCTACCAGGCAAACATGCCAGGtgtcaaggaaataaaaacagctcagggggccagagagagtacagtgcgtAAGCGCCTGCtagcacaaagccaacccagggacccaggttcaatccctgatatcctgtatggtcctcaaGCTcttaagtgaagagccaggagttttccctgagcacctcagggtgtggcccccaaacaaacaagacaacAATAACTAAAACCAAAGCCCATCTGGTCCCAGACAGTAAGGAACCCAGTACTATGGGAGATCCACATACAGTAAACTAAAAACCTACCTAAGGGGTTTTGCATAGGACgacattttaatttggattagATTgggtaaatttttttgtttttctggcctacattcagtggtactcagggcttgcttctggcaggctcaggggattgaacctggtgctggggatagaacccaggtaggctacatgcaaggcaagcatcttacttgctgcactatcattCTAGCTGCTGAGTGggtaaaatttcttaattttttttttttggtgccacatctgatgatgctcaagaggttattcctggctctgcactcaggagtccatAAGGAatgtgggattgaacctgggtaggccacgtgcaaggctagaACCTTAGCcactggtactatctctctggcccctaagtaaAATTTCTTTAAGCAAGCATTGCAGGGCCAAGTCCATGCAAAGAAAGAATCCCCTTAGTCTGTTTATTCTGAGAAGACCAAATAGTGAAATGTACTAGAACCAGGTCTCTCTACATTGAAAACTTTTACGAAACAGGGTCTGTCTAATCAGGTTTTAAACTAGGCAACTAAAGAAAGTCTGATGAATCACCAATCATGATGATTCATATTAGGTGTTTATAGGCCCATAAAGAATCAGTATAGGTATCACTAAATGTGGCACCCAAACTGATTCTCTATGATATTCATGATATCAATGAAAAATATAACAAGAACAgatgttttatgctttttttttttttttttttttttttgggtcacacccagcgatgctcaggggttactcctggctttgcactcaggaattactcctggcagtgcttgggggaccatatgggatgccggggatcgaacccgggtcggccgcgtgcaaggcaaacgccctacccgctgtgctatcactccggccccaagaacaGATGTTTTAAAACAGACAGCTGGCTACAATGTGGAGGATGGATAGAAGGAGGGGGAgactagagcaacagcacagcaggtagggcatttgccttgcacgcgactgacccaggtttgattcccagcatcccatatggtcccctgagcaccactaggggtaattcctgagtgcagagccaggagtaacccatgagcatcgccaggtgtggcccaaaaagggggaaaaaaaaaaaaaaaaagagggcagcCCCAGAGGCAAGGACTACTGAATAATTCAGATGAGTAGTAAAAAATGCAGTCAAGAACAAAATGTACTTAatgaagaggggccggagcgatagcacagcgagcagggcgtctgccttgcatttggctgacctggcttGGATCCTGGTTCCCCATctagtccctgagcccaccaggagtgatccctgagtgcagcgccaggagtgtaGAGCCAACTTCATACCCTGGGtgggcatagctgggtgtggtaaaaaacaaacaaaaacaacaaagacaaaaaccaaagagCTACTAGAGTATGAATCaactagattttctttttttttttttttcaactagaTTTTCTTTTGAATGCACACTGAAAATCAATTTTTAGCACTTTTAGAATTTAACTGaggattttaatttaatgaaataatttatttctctatCTTGAATAAAAGTTTGTTACAAATgattctctctttctgctttcatTATGCAAGGATTCTGCTTAAGTAAGAACTATTCATAAGCGGTACATTATCTTGATATGGAAATTCAGTTGATATGGTAACCCAGTGAGAATTTGCAACCGTCTCTCTACActgaaaatctttataaaatagtGTCTAACTGGACTTTACCCTAAACAGATAAAAACCATACTAGACATTTGCATCATAAATGGTCATCTATTTTAAGAGAAAACCGAAAGCTCTTTCTAAACTAAAATCCATAGAATATGACCACTACAATTCTGTGTACTTCATACCTGGAAGTATTTGGGGAAGCCATCCCtgtcatttttcttataaaacctTTTTGGGTCCATGCTAGCTCTCATCTTCAGTGCTTTGAGATCATTTTTTAGTTCGTCTGTCAATTCTGGAGCTTTCATGCCAAACCAGCCATCAcctgctgttttttgtttttctttctgaaattcagatattaaaaaaataattaaccacCAGAATATAAATTATACAGCCCCCCCTCCCCTAAAAACACAGAAACTCCCACGAATTAAAAACATGATTATGAGCTAGTGGGACATCTCAACAGTTTCAATCCTGGGAACTACATGGtcgtccctcccccctccctgccccgccagaagtgacccctagccCTAAAGATACACAGGATGGTAGTAataaagatccaaaggcaacataatgggagaactggtCTACATAactgatttggggggagggggatcctGACTGTGGGGGTCCTTAGGACAGGGAGGaggaacactggtgatgggggTGGTGTGAGAATTACTTGCATAAGGTAAACTACAGAAcctcaattttaaaatagtaacccCTGCAGAGTGCTGCGTATACCCCCAAAACatcacctcccccaaaaaagtgaggttatttattttatagtatgGGTTAGTCTCCAGAGTCATTTTTCatataagaaatgaaataatgagtGCTTTCTATGGTTTTGCACAGCATCATCAGCTTCATATATGGAGGCTCCTCAGTCtttgatattttagtaaaatGTACAAACTTGCTGGGAAGTAACTCATTAGCTTCAACTTTTACTGTGCAAACCAAGTTTATACAAAAGATAACATGGGAGAATGTTTGCAGTGGGCCGGGAAGTCAGCATAAAGGCTGGAGCACACATCCGCATGAGGTAGACACAGGTTCAATCACcaatactgcatggtcccccataCCACCTAGAGTGGCAAACTTGTGCAAATGCTTTCACTTTGAAGGTTCATCTATCATAGTTGAACCCCTAAGTGACATTAACACTTTTATTAGTTACACTCATAGTACAgaaattggtatttttaaaattaaaattgcttgTTTTGGAAATTCCTAGAAAGATATTTGTTTGCGTCATTCATGGGATAAATACTGAGTGTCTGCCGTGTGCCAGAATGTGCTATGTTAGTGACCAGGCATTATCTGAGCACTACCCTCATTTCCTACAAGCTCTTGGTAACTTCTTTATGGTTACTAACTGAAACAGCAGATTTAATAGATGAGGGCAGTGACTGTAACCTTTGGTGCATTACAAGTCAAGAAAAACACCACTATTCAATGCATCCCCAAGCTGTGAAGTCTCCAAAAGCAAGTTTATCTAAGTATTCATCAGGAATCCCTCGTAATCTATAGTAATTTTCTTTTACGAtggaaaataagtaataaaacaaCGTTAAGTAAGAGTCACCATACTCACCCTGCGTTTTTTCTGAAGTTGATACTGTGATTCACGGTATGGTGGGACAGTGTAGTTTTTCTCAAAATCAGGTGTGATGACAGCTTTCTGCAGAAGCTATTAAAACATTAAATCGGCttttaaaataacatcaaaatatcatttaaagtatttttgccTTATAGCAggaatccccctccccccactgaatACTACTACAATTACAGTAAACTTTGCTTGTGTAGGCTAAGATCCTCAGATGCTGATGTGGTCTCAGCCTTAGTCACCTAACTCTTGAAAATACTGCTGAGCCTGCTAAACAGCTGCCACACAGAAATTCTGTATTATAGCCAAAGTTGTCAGACTTCAGCCTAGTAAAGGTGTGTGTTATAACTTATACATATAAGCTGTTGTTGACCTGGATTAGTAACACTTGGGGGGCTAACACCCAGTTCTAGAACACCACTGAATAAGCCACGTGAATTACAACAATGGCTCCTTTATAGCAGGTTCTTTCTCTGACGAAGGACTACAGCTCTTAAAGTACACTCCAAAGTACTTTTTGGAGGAATCATTCTGCTTTTAGTTGAAAATAATGCCACTGGTGCACTGTATTCTCTCAAAAGCTTTGGATGCCGTGTTCAAAAAAACTGATGATCAAGCAAATAGATTCTCTGAAACCAAAACCCTAGAGGAATGAAAAGGAACAACCTAAAAACTGTGAAGCAGGGCACTCTGAGCTGGGAGGAGtccttgagtactgctaggtgtgccccacttccccctccccgcaccctgaAAAAGGATCAAGACCTAGTCATGATCTACCTGTAAACATCATTAGGAGACCACTGTGAAACAGTATCTGGGAAcatcaggtatgatccctggcattccatatggtaccatgagcaccactaggagtgctccctaagcacagagtcttAAGActggacccaaaaaccaaaaacaataaattaaaaacctgGCTCAGGATGGATGGTTCCCTAGATTAACACCTTTGAGCAAATAGCAGAGTTAGCCTCTCTTGGGCTTTAATGTTCAGCCTATCAGAGAGTAACCTGCAAAAGAACTTCCTGCCTTTTCCTAAGGGAAGGTGGTATTAGAATGAAATCTTTTTCCTGTTtgctacacccagagatgctggggaATAAAACGGTTCAAACCTAGGGCTCCTAAAtttaaagcatgcactctagctcTTTGaggtatctctccggccccagtaaTTTTCTTCTTGTCCCACCCTCTGACTATAAAAATCTTCAATTTTAAGCACTGCCCTTGCAGAACCTTTCTACTTGCTAGAAAAGGATGCTAACGGATTTGGTAATCATTAATACAGCCAATTAGATCCCTGGTGAACATAAACAAAAAGTAGAGCAATTTAACACAAGAAACACAACCTTGTGATAACTGGTGGGTCCAAGGGCAATAGTGATCCTGTGTTTTTCAAGCTTTTTTTTGAAAAGAgggcttgctttttgttttggggcttcatGCAGAGGTAATGAGAAGCTATTCCCAGCTTGCTGTTGAGGGACCACGTGGTGACAGTCTTAAGCCTGGTCCCCAGCATGCAGGGGATAAGTgtcccacctccatccccaatACCAAGGGGTGTGgcctgagaaaaataaaaagatttgcaAGGGAAATAATTGGAGTACCTTAAGCCACCACAGTGTAGaaaattcagttttgtttttttttttatcaaggacTAATAATTTCTGGAAATGATTAGGTTGGCACTGTGAAAACCAATTAGGACATGTAATATAATTtacctcatctttctttttttccttaatttgtgTCAGGGTTTTCTTATTTGACTGTAGCTTATCTGCATTGATACTGATGTATAAACCACCCAGTTGCTTGATACTTAGACCAGGGTCTATGCTGCTGCTTGTCAACTTCAGGCTGAAAGAGAAATGATTAAAGTAATTAGATAATGAAGTAATTAAGTGATCAAGTAATtagataaaacagaaacaaagaatgtatacaatttttgttttagaagAGATGCAACTTGGGACCTCATACAGCAAAGCATGTAAGCTATAATCCTAGTCAATTAAacaaatatatcttttttattgGTAAGGAACATGGAAAGGGATATGGCTCTGTAGTTAAAATGTATGCCTTGCAACCATgagatcctcagcaccatatatacacaaatatattgcatttaaaaaatcatttagaaTTCTgggatgaataaaatataaaaacaaacttttGAGTAACACATGCAAATGTATTCCTCAAATTTCCTTAAAAGACTAAGATTTCATAAAGGATTCTGATGGAAAATTACAGAGGGGTACTGGGCAACATTTGGCAATTCCTGCTACCTCACATGTAGTTAGTAAATATACatatctccaaaacaaaagagaaagacaggttCTCCTTCCTATACTGAACTTTCAAGTTAACCAAATTTaggtttgaggttttttttgtaaataaggGCAACTATTAATGCCTATAAATCAGtgagttgtttttgcttttttggaggaggcccagaagtcacatttatttttttatttttttttttttttttgctttttgggtcacacctggcaatgcacaggggttactcctggctctgcactcaggaatcacccctggccgtgctcaggggaccatatgggatgctgggatttgaacccgggtcggccgcgtgcaaggcaaacgccctacccgctgtgctatctctccagcccccagaagtcaCATTTAGCCAATAGAGCTTGTGGCTGAATGCCAAAACTTGAGGATGCTTGGGCCCTGAGGTGCACGGGTgcctccagggtcacactcagtgagcTTGCGCAGCCACTAGGTGCTTCGTTCCTCAGGAAGGATGCCCTAATTGTGGCTCTATCTCCTGGCCCAAACATTACCTCTTTTCAACCAGCAATAGAGTGCCAGAACAATAGTAGAGTAaatagggtgctcgccttgcataaggtttaatccctgacatcccttaaggccccccaagcaccaccaggagcgatccctaagcacagagccagaagtaagctctgagcagttaGGTttgcccaaaacccaaaaataaatgaacaaaaaataggTGAGATTACAGGTAAGCCCATGGCAGTATcttcaattataattttttacaaCAAATAACAACTTAAGTATGTATCAAAGTTACTGGGGAAAAGGGGGAAGAACTTACAGTTTAGATTTTGTGTTATTGAGTAAGTCATCTTCATCACTAAACTCACTATCTTTACTTTGTTCATGGTCTGATGATTCTTCACTCTTTTCATCCTCatccccctctctttcttcctcatctCTTTCTTCCTCAGTGGCAACAACCTCACTTGCCTTGTCTTCCCCATCCAAGTAAAAATTTTTACCAGAACTCAATCCAGGAGTTTTATCAATTACAAATAAGGCATTGTCACATGACATATTTTCAGAGTCTCTAGTTAATGATTCTTGCTGACCACAACTGTCAACAAAACACACAGTATCCTCTTCATCCTCACTGTCTTCAGACTGCTGGCTTTCATCACTGCTGAGAACTAATGAAATAGAACCATCTTTATTCTGAGGTGTGTCCAACTTCAAATTATGGAGCTCAGCATCACACTCAAAATCTGTATCCCTTTTTTCATATGTGGCTTCACCAACATCTATTATTGTACACTCTTCTTCATCACTCCCATCCTCCTCCACTTCTTTATCATCCCTACCCACTGCCATTTCTTCATCACTCCCACCCTCGTCCACTTCTTCATCACTCCCACCCTCGTCCACTTCTTCACTCCCACCCTCGTCCACTTCTTTATCACCCCTACCCATCTCCATTTCTTCatcactcccaccctcctccactTCTTCATCACTCTCACTCCCATCCATTTCTTCATCACTCCCATGCTCATCCAATTCTTTCAGGTCACTTGATTTCACAGTGGTCATTCTTTCATCAGACCCTCTGTTCATTTTGGTTTCAAATGTTTTAGCTAATGACTTCATTATTGTAGTACAGCTTGAATTTGAGGGTTCTGGTGTGATTTTGCTATCTGGGGGGGTTGAATGCCTTTGAGAAATTAACTGTTGCAAGTTAGTATTGTTAAGTTCAGACTGACTCTTTAACTGAGAATTCTTCACAATCTCTTTTTTACCATCTATTACTTCTTTGGCTTCTTTatctaaaatcttagaattctgacTTGTTATTTCTTTAAGAGGTGCATCATtagcttcttttcctcctcccataATAAGAAGTTGGCATTTTTGTCCTGTTAGCTTTTCCCCTGAATTTCTGAGAAACTTGTTATCAGAGGCACAATCATGAGATGTTTGTCTGGTATCTGAATCTCTTGAATTCACAGGTATTTCTTTGTTTGGCTTTTCATTTCTTAGTACTGTATTTTGTTCCTCAGGCTGTA
Coding sequences within:
- the DNTTIP2 gene encoding deoxynucleotidyltransferase terminal-interacting protein 2, producing the protein MVLTRSARPRASIQKTPAENSRQKNSAAKRNEVHPEGGKETKSNDPRTAESQAQTTEKQSPIRKSPPRSGMRKSRNTSSQLERTKPSIEGEISEAESDCSSVSEVQETFLRITRRRQILVVCPRTPSVRKKVKDAPISQSNTEEVVSEAESHTSGISRIVTSTVKSTRTRRSNAKSLINPSQESYVEAISDAESSCSDVSSFSGIATRRSTRSMQKLQPEEQNTVLRNEKPNKEIPVNSRDSDTRQTSHDCASDNKFLRNSGEKLTGQKCQLLIMGGGKEANDAPLKEITSQNSKILDKEAKEVIDGKKEIVKNSQLKSQSELNNTNLQQLISQRHSTPPDSKITPEPSNSSCTTIMKSLAKTFETKMNRGSDERMTTVKSSDLKELDEHGSDEEMDGSESDEEVEEGGSDEEMEMGRGDKEVDEGGSEEVDEGGSDEEVDEGGSDEEMAVGRDDKEVEEDGSDEEECTIIDVGEATYEKRDTDFECDAELHNLKLDTPQNKDGSISLVLSSDESQQSEDSEDEEDTVCFVDSCGQQESLTRDSENMSCDNALFVIDKTPGLSSGKNFYLDGEDKASEVVATEEERDEEEREGDEDEKSEESSDHEQSKDSEFSDEDDLLNNTKSKLLKLTSSSIDPGLSIKQLGGLYISINADKLQSNKKTLTQIKEKKKDELLQKAVITPDFEKNYTVPPYRESQYQLQKKRRKEKQKTAGDGWFGMKAPELTDELKNDLKALKMRASMDPKRFYKKNDRDGFPKYFQIGTIADNPADFYHSRIPKKQRKRTIVEELLADSEFRRYNRRKYSEIMAEKTANAAGKKFRKKKKFRN